Proteins from a genomic interval of Methanoplanus endosymbiosus:
- a CDS encoding NHLP family bacteriocin export ABC transporter peptidase/permease/ATPase subunit: MKLIDTKFINFHNMIRPAKRVKTPVILQLEAVECGAAALAIILGYHKLFLPLEKVRADCGVSRDGSQAINMVKAARKYGMVAKGLRKDVDGLRDLEMPVILHWNFNHFIVLEGFTGDKAYINDPAIGRRTVKMEELNQSFTGIVLSITPGNNFRPSGSRTNIKSLLIPKIKPEIIPLIYLIIAGVAMLIPGIALPVANSIFFDDIVLANRSSLLYPLLLYMSFFVVLQLLISWARETCLAQWENDLSFRLSRTFFHKILFLPVSFFDQRYAGEISSRVELNNQVSAIICGKGATAVLDIFISIVYLILLFILSTALSVVACFIAIGNLVFLSWISSKRIDLSRKLILEQGKISGVAYSGIGMIESLKASGKESEFFERWAGHHAQYINTERSVSKTSSMMAIVPVMINGLGTTAILAVGSNLIFAGSITIGFFFAYQALLANFLMPIQRLINVGGDLSELEGTLQRLADVERNIPDDKKLSILDSEPLTGNKQRKLDGYVEFKDITFGYSPLEAPLLDNFSFSLKPGSRVALVGPSGCGKSTIARLMAGLYEPWSGEILIDGKKISEIPKQQLYLSLAFVNQEIFIFEGTVRDNITLWDKTLPDAKIIQAAKDAEIHDLISSLSKDYDHPVSEGGRDLSGGQKQRLEIARAIAKDPSILVLDEATSALDALTEKQIEHNLRKRGCTCLIIAHRLSTIRDCDNIIVLDKGKIVEEGTHQQLMKNKGPYFRLITAEEEA; encoded by the coding sequence ACGGGACGGAAGCCAGGCCATTAATATGGTAAAAGCCGCCCGGAAATATGGCATGGTGGCAAAGGGGCTTAGAAAAGACGTTGACGGACTAAGAGACCTTGAAATGCCAGTTATACTCCACTGGAACTTCAACCATTTCATAGTCCTTGAAGGATTTACCGGAGATAAAGCGTACATCAACGACCCAGCCATTGGCAGACGGACAGTAAAGATGGAGGAGCTAAATCAGTCTTTTACAGGAATAGTCCTCAGCATCACCCCCGGAAACAACTTCAGACCTTCAGGTTCACGGACAAATATCAAAAGCCTGTTAATACCCAAAATAAAGCCTGAAATCATCCCGCTGATATACCTAATCATTGCAGGAGTGGCAATGTTAATTCCGGGAATTGCCCTTCCGGTTGCAAACAGTATATTCTTTGATGATATTGTTCTGGCAAACCGCTCATCACTGCTGTACCCGCTTCTTTTATACATGAGCTTTTTTGTGGTACTCCAGTTACTGATCAGCTGGGCAAGGGAGACATGCCTTGCACAATGGGAAAACGACCTGTCATTCAGACTATCAAGGACTTTTTTTCATAAAATATTATTCCTGCCGGTCAGTTTCTTTGATCAGAGGTACGCAGGGGAGATATCATCAAGAGTTGAACTAAACAACCAGGTATCAGCGATCATATGCGGGAAAGGTGCAACAGCAGTCCTTGACATCTTCATATCAATAGTCTATCTTATACTGCTCTTCATACTAAGCACTGCACTCTCAGTTGTAGCCTGCTTCATTGCCATAGGAAACCTCGTATTTTTAAGCTGGATTTCATCAAAAAGAATAGACTTAAGCAGAAAACTCATCCTTGAACAGGGAAAGATCAGTGGGGTTGCATACTCCGGAATCGGGATGATCGAGTCGCTTAAAGCCAGCGGAAAAGAATCAGAATTCTTTGAGAGATGGGCAGGACATCATGCACAGTACATTAATACCGAGCGTTCTGTCTCAAAAACCTCCTCAATGATGGCTATTGTTCCGGTAATGATAAACGGTCTTGGAACAACTGCCATCCTTGCTGTAGGAAGCAATCTTATCTTTGCCGGCAGCATCACAATCGGTTTCTTCTTCGCATATCAGGCACTGCTTGCAAATTTCCTGATGCCAATCCAGAGGCTTATAAACGTAGGAGGGGACTTATCAGAGCTTGAAGGCACACTTCAGAGACTTGCCGATGTTGAGCGCAATATCCCGGACGACAAAAAATTATCCATCCTTGATTCGGAGCCCCTGACAGGGAATAAGCAGAGAAAACTGGACGGTTATGTAGAGTTTAAGGATATAACATTTGGCTACAGTCCCCTTGAAGCTCCGCTGCTGGATAATTTCTCATTTTCACTAAAACCGGGAAGCCGTGTTGCACTGGTAGGGCCTTCAGGATGCGGCAAGAGTACTATTGCCCGTCTGATGGCCGGACTGTATGAACCATGGTCAGGAGAGATACTCATAGACGGCAAAAAAATCTCTGAAATTCCAAAGCAGCAGCTGTACCTCTCTCTTGCATTCGTGAATCAGGAGATCTTCATCTTTGAGGGAACAGTCCGGGACAATATTACTTTGTGGGATAAAACCCTTCCGGATGCCAAAATAATCCAGGCTGCAAAGGATGCAGAGATACACGACCTGATCTCATCACTTTCAAAAGACTATGACCATCCGGTCTCAGAAGGTGGCCGGGATTTAAGCGGGGGTCAGAAGCAGCGGCTTGAGATAGCACGGGCAATTGCCAAAGACCCATCCATTCTTGTTCTTGATGAAGCCACCAGTGCCCTTGATGCACTCACTGAAAAACAGATTGAGCATAATCTAAGGAAAAGAGGCTGTACATGTCTTATAATTGCTCACCGGCTGAGTACTATCCGGGACTGTGACAATATTATTGTCCTTGATAAAGGTAAGATCGTTGAAGAGGGAACACATCAGCAGCTTATGAAGAATAAAGGGCCATATTTCCGGCTCATAACAGCTGAAGAGGAGGCATGA
- a CDS encoding NHLP bacteriocin export ABC transporter permease/ATPase subunit, whose product MNSESDAVNKYKTGEEVVFSNPSVCYRVVKGSLIVYITQHYSNSWGRHLPGLYLEPGESVFGFIPGNVGLTAVFQTYSEIEETDIENLDAPSEDTLRRWAEWIGHPLLTDNKQSYPGHISLKSGIKEITEGQQIRFNLMEEPFLLCRVTKGTLRDTISDMTFTDETGIFPVLSNTVLYAASDVSLEILLPETETINIDITLFNSTCREWMLSRVTARSKKYLNDEEKRINAWITQEEEINERIIHKSSEPEGSNNPLWPAFSRVLREIGIPDEDCSPPKQHAPVKDEKEVFTELIRMAEHSGVRIRRVGLTYKWWKEDCGPLLVTTEDGTMLAAIADRPGRYTLYSGNDPVAKNHEAGNIALSPTAYMLYPTFPDRKLSFTDIFMFLYRAVWKRDILFLLVFGMIAGVLTTAIPLATGLVFNNAIPHHDYPLFQAIILVLFMSVISSALFQLAREIATIRMEGRIGSVFEGAVWDRLLKLPPSFFRNYNSGDLALRAGIVDEIRELISGVTVTVLFGAVFSVFNIILMFAIYPDVALYSVLLVGGFFLLTVAIGYISVRYRQRMLDLRGHLGGVSFQILSGITKITAAGAQNRAYVWWEKEFKKQMDYKLKVSTCNAYIRVLTVFWPGLLTILVFALTGSALSVVHPDQDHGWFLAFYAAVGAFSVAFTGLAEASVMMWNVRPMWDWIKPIITSETEVNSGHISPGVLSGAVELNHVSFRYSQNSPLILDDVSISVNPGEFVAIVGQSGSGKSTLLRILLGFERPFLGSVVYDQKRLANLNVREVRKQIGVVIQDESLMSDSILNNIAGSRSISMEEAWEAAEMAGIDEDIREMPMQMHTIISEGSGNISGGQKQRILIARAIAFRPGIMFLDEATSALDNTTQKKVMESLKQLNLTRIVIAHRLSSIKGADRIYVLDKGKIAEAGTYEELIQKGGIFSDLARHQLI is encoded by the coding sequence ATGAACTCAGAATCAGATGCGGTAAATAAATACAAAACCGGCGAAGAGGTAGTTTTTTCCAATCCGTCAGTCTGCTACCGTGTTGTAAAAGGCAGCCTCATCGTCTATATCACACAACATTATAGCAATTCATGGGGAAGGCACCTGCCAGGTCTTTATCTTGAACCGGGAGAGTCGGTTTTTGGATTTATTCCCGGAAATGTGGGTCTGACAGCAGTTTTCCAGACATATTCAGAGATAGAAGAGACTGACATAGAGAATTTAGATGCTCCCAGTGAAGATACTCTCCGGAGATGGGCTGAATGGATCGGCCACCCCCTTCTGACAGATAATAAACAGTCATATCCGGGCCATATTTCTTTGAAATCCGGAATAAAAGAGATAACAGAAGGGCAGCAGATCAGATTTAACTTAATGGAAGAACCCTTCCTTTTATGCAGGGTTACTAAGGGAACACTCCGGGATACAATCTCGGATATGACATTCACAGATGAAACAGGTATATTTCCGGTTCTGAGCAACACGGTACTGTATGCAGCATCTGATGTTTCACTGGAGATACTGCTTCCTGAAACAGAGACGATAAATATTGACATCACGCTATTTAACAGCACCTGCAGGGAATGGATGCTCTCAAGGGTTACTGCCAGAAGCAAAAAATATCTGAATGACGAAGAGAAACGGATTAATGCCTGGATTACACAGGAGGAGGAGATCAATGAGCGTATTATTCATAAGTCCTCTGAACCGGAGGGAAGCAATAATCCACTCTGGCCGGCTTTTTCACGGGTTTTAAGGGAAATTGGCATACCGGATGAGGATTGTTCCCCTCCTAAGCAGCATGCACCGGTCAAAGATGAAAAGGAGGTATTCACCGAGCTTATCCGGATGGCTGAACATTCCGGTGTCAGGATACGAAGGGTAGGACTCACATATAAGTGGTGGAAAGAAGATTGCGGACCACTTCTTGTGACTACAGAGGACGGGACCATGCTTGCGGCTATTGCAGACAGACCGGGACGCTATACTCTCTACTCCGGCAATGATCCGGTGGCGAAGAACCATGAGGCAGGAAATATAGCCCTTTCTCCAACCGCTTATATGCTGTACCCTACATTTCCGGACCGGAAGCTTTCTTTTACAGACATTTTTATGTTTCTGTACAGGGCTGTCTGGAAGCGGGATATTCTGTTTTTACTGGTCTTTGGAATGATTGCAGGAGTTTTAACCACTGCAATACCTCTTGCAACCGGACTTGTTTTTAATAATGCAATACCGCACCATGACTATCCTCTGTTTCAGGCGATAATTCTTGTACTCTTTATGAGTGTGATCTCGTCTGCACTCTTTCAGCTGGCACGGGAGATCGCAACCATACGGATGGAAGGGCGGATCGGCAGTGTATTTGAAGGAGCGGTATGGGACAGGCTGTTAAAACTGCCGCCGTCTTTTTTCCGGAACTATAACTCCGGAGATCTTGCTTTAAGAGCAGGAATTGTTGATGAGATAAGAGAACTCATCTCCGGCGTTACAGTTACGGTGTTATTCGGGGCTGTATTCTCGGTCTTTAATATCATACTTATGTTTGCCATATACCCTGATGTTGCCCTGTATTCAGTTCTTCTCGTTGGTGGGTTCTTCCTTTTAACTGTGGCAATTGGTTATATCAGTGTCAGATACAGACAGAGAATGCTTGATCTGCGGGGGCATCTTGGAGGAGTATCATTTCAGATACTATCAGGAATTACAAAGATAACTGCTGCCGGAGCACAGAACCGGGCATATGTCTGGTGGGAGAAGGAATTTAAAAAGCAGATGGACTATAAACTAAAGGTCAGCACCTGCAATGCCTATATCCGGGTATTGACTGTTTTCTGGCCCGGTCTTCTGACGATACTGGTCTTTGCCCTTACCGGCAGTGCTCTTTCTGTTGTACATCCTGATCAGGATCACGGCTGGTTCCTTGCGTTTTATGCTGCGGTCGGGGCATTTTCCGTAGCATTTACCGGTCTTGCCGAGGCATCGGTTATGATGTGGAATGTCAGGCCAATGTGGGACTGGATAAAACCCATTATCACTTCAGAGACTGAGGTGAACAGCGGTCATATTTCACCGGGAGTACTCTCAGGTGCTGTGGAACTGAACCATGTCAGTTTCAGATATTCACAGAATAGTCCGCTTATTCTTGATGATGTCTCCATATCTGTCAATCCCGGTGAGTTCGTGGCAATAGTCGGTCAGTCCGGCAGTGGCAAATCCACCCTGCTCAGAATACTACTTGGGTTTGAAAGACCGTTTTTAGGGTCTGTAGTATATGACCAAAAAAGGCTTGCCAATCTAAATGTACGTGAGGTCAGAAAACAGATTGGAGTCGTTATCCAGGATGAAAGCCTGATGTCAGACAGTATCCTGAATAATATTGCCGGATCGCGATCAATTTCAATGGAAGAGGCCTGGGAGGCTGCTGAAATGGCAGGTATAGATGAGGACATAAGGGAGATGCCTATGCAGATGCACACCATTATCAGTGAGGGATCGGGAAATATTTCAGGAGGACAGAAGCAGCGGATCCTGATTGCACGTGCCATAGCTTTTAGGCCCGGAATTATGTTCCTGGATGAAGCGACAAGTGCACTTGATAATACCACTCAGAAAAAGGTCATGGAGAGCTTAAAGCAGCTCAATCTGACACGGATTGTAATTGCCCACCGGTTGTCGAGTATAAAGGGTGCTGACCGGATTTATGTCCTTGATAAAGGGAAAATTGCCGAGGCGGGCACTTATGAGGAACTGATTCAGAAGGGTGGTATATTCTCGGATCTTGCAAGGCATCAACTTATATGA
- a CDS encoding GNAT family N-acetyltransferase → MLINSSPITIRPFEESDSPAVNRILAQSFFSKVHSLTGLSEEKALRLAEDAEIFPDRPIDGYFIAEYKGEIAGAVLLKFTGQNRPAEDVNYWQVAKKHGIIRTLKLLFGFSVLVESVRPEECYIEFIATGSEFRGKGIATALIRHAGNYAEKGGFEEFTLYVASGNPAQKLYERLGFKVQSSYKSRITKIIFGIDTWVYMTMPAWKSGREK, encoded by the coding sequence ATGTTAATTAACAGTAGCCCGATAACGATCCGCCCGTTTGAAGAGAGTGACTCTCCGGCAGTGAACCGGATACTTGCACAGTCCTTCTTCAGCAAGGTCCATTCACTGACCGGGCTGTCTGAGGAGAAGGCTCTCCGGCTTGCAGAAGACGCAGAGATATTCCCGGACAGGCCAATTGACGGATATTTCATTGCCGAATACAAGGGAGAAATCGCCGGTGCAGTCCTGCTGAAGTTTACAGGACAGAACAGGCCGGCAGAGGATGTGAACTATTGGCAGGTCGCGAAAAAACACGGCATTATCAGGACCTTAAAACTGCTCTTCGGATTTTCAGTGCTGGTTGAGAGCGTAAGGCCGGAGGAATGCTATATAGAATTTATCGCCACCGGAAGTGAATTCAGGGGAAAGGGAATTGCTACGGCACTCATCCGCCATGCCGGAAATTATGCAGAAAAAGGTGGCTTTGAGGAGTTTACGCTGTATGTGGCATCCGGAAATCCGGCACAAAAACTCTACGAGAGACTTGGGTTTAAGGTGCAGAGTTCATACAAGAGCAGGATTACAAAAATAATCTTCGGCATTGACACCTGGGTTTACATGACAATGCCAGCCTGGAAATCCGGAAGAGAAAAATGA
- a CDS encoding type II toxin-antitoxin system Phd/YefM family antitoxin, translating into MTSCSEQYIVDENGNKISVILPFSEYQKMQEDLHDLAVIAERKNEETIDINELKRRIGK; encoded by the coding sequence ATGACATCCTGTTCAGAGCAGTATATTGTAGATGAAAATGGCAATAAAATATCTGTAATTCTTCCATTTTCAGAGTATCAAAAGATGCAGGAGGATTTACACGATCTTGCTGTTATTGCGGAAAGGAAAAATGAAGAAACCATTGACATCAATGAACTGAAGAGAAGAATTGGAAAATAA
- a CDS encoding type II toxin-antitoxin system RelE family toxin, which produces MIPYSIGYKDGIKRDLNKISKIYYDSIFSRIGKLSIEPIPSDSVKIAGSDNYYRIRSGDYRIIYTVIHEQNSVIIYYIRHRKNIYRDF; this is translated from the coding sequence ATGATTCCGTATTCTATTGGATATAAAGACGGAATTAAAAGAGATCTTAATAAAATCAGTAAAATATATTATGATTCCATCTTTTCACGAATAGGTAAATTATCTATAGAACCTATACCCTCAGATTCTGTGAAAATAGCCGGTTCTGACAATTATTACCGTATTCGTTCAGGAGATTACCGAATAATATACACCGTAATACATGAACAAAACTCGGTTATAATATATTATATAAGGCACAGGAAGAATATATACCGGGATTTTTAA
- a CDS encoding GNAT family N-acetyltransferase — protein sequence MEFLATGSEFRGKGIASALIRHAGNYAEKNGFEEFTLYFASGNPAEKLYKRLGFKVQSSYKSRITKIIFGIDTWVYMTMPAWKSGRENK from the coding sequence ATAGAATTCCTCGCCACCGGAAGTGAATTCAGGGGAAAGGGAATTGCCTCGGCCCTTATCAGGCATGCCGGAAATTATGCAGAAAAAAACGGCTTTGAGGAGTTTACGCTGTATTTCGCATCCGGAAATCCGGCAGAGAAGTTATATAAGAGACTTGGGTTTAAGGTGCAGAGTTCATACAAGAGCAGGATTACAAAAATAATCTTTGGCATTGACACCTGGGTTTACATGACAATGCCAGCCTGG